One region of Bacillus zhangzhouensis genomic DNA includes:
- a CDS encoding metal-dependent hydrolase: MKATYHGHSVVHIETNGYHIWIDPFLNGNKHTDLKPQDVKADVILLTHGHGDHLGDTIEIAKNNDALVVAPNELAVYLSWQGVKTHPLHIGGGREFEFGKVKLTQAFHGSAVIDEETKTMTYTGMPSGILFTAEGKTIYHAGDTALFSDMKLIGELNHIDLAFLPIGDNFTMGPEDARIAAEWLRAKQVVPIHYSTFPPIEQNPHAFADSLHGGVGHVLNSGESIEI; this comes from the coding sequence ATGAAAGCTACATATCATGGACATTCAGTTGTACACATTGAAACAAACGGATACCATATTTGGATTGACCCATTTTTAAATGGAAATAAGCACACAGATCTAAAGCCGCAAGATGTCAAAGCGGATGTCATTTTATTGACGCATGGACATGGAGATCACCTCGGTGACACCATTGAAATTGCTAAAAATAATGACGCTCTCGTTGTTGCGCCAAATGAGCTTGCCGTTTATTTAAGCTGGCAAGGGGTGAAAACGCACCCGCTTCATATCGGCGGCGGACGTGAGTTTGAATTTGGTAAAGTGAAGCTTACGCAAGCGTTTCATGGTTCAGCTGTCATTGATGAAGAAACGAAAACAATGACGTATACAGGCATGCCATCAGGTATTTTATTTACCGCAGAGGGCAAAACGATTTATCATGCTGGAGACACCGCGCTCTTTTCAGATATGAAGCTGATCGGTGAACTGAATCATATTGATCTTGCCTTTCTTCCAATCGGTGATAACTTCACGATGGGACCGGAGGATGCAAGAATTGCAGCAGAATGGCTGCGGGCAAAACAGGTCGTTCCGATTCACTACAGCACATTTCCGCCGATTGAACAGAATCCGCATGCATTTGCAGACAGCCTGCATGGCGGCGTCGGTCATGTGTTAAACAGCGGGGAATCGATCGAGATTTAA